The Dreissena polymorpha isolate Duluth1 chromosome 8, UMN_Dpol_1.0, whole genome shotgun sequence genome includes the window ttgaaggtcaaggtcactgtgaccttgaatgttaaaaataatttaatttaagtattgcattgacaaaaacacgaaaggtactttcctgtcatttaaatcaaaaatccggcttcaatgcggtcatctccgaccgcggaactcttgttttcattcattttgagTGTATAACATATGACAATTGTTTTCGAATCTATCTTTAATcctaatgaaaaatatttttatttgattcataataaatataaaaggtCCTTCACATGAAAGTATAGTTGTTTGTATAATCATCAGCATAAAATgtttagatttatcaaaaatgctgattttgcagACAAATAAATTCTTGGATTTGTGATTTTGTAAAAATTTGGAAGTTGTTTAGGTATGTGGTTATAACTGGTGTCTGGTATTGATTAAGCGACTGATTTTGTTGGTTAATACCCTTTGTGCTGGCTGTagtttggtatttaaaaaaaaccttcGGAATTTTTTTTGTTGGTaccttaaatgtgttaaatgatctactaacaaataaatgaaaattaatggATCATGAATAATAAGATTTGTTTAGTATATTGTCTTTCCTTTATAGACATTACAAGAATAAATGCATTTTCCTTCTTGTCTTCACTGTACATTTTTTATCTATAAACTGAAGAATTGCAGTTTTTAACATATTTAGTTTTGACAGAGAAATGCATTTTTCTTCTTTCTTAACTGTTGAGATGTTTTTTagacatttatttaagaaatgcaTTGCCCCTCTGTCTTCATTGCGAGAGCATTAGctattgatgtatttttaattattcttcattttttagacagtaaatatataaatactatattTTACTGCTTTCACTTTTGTGACATTAATGATTATTCAAGGAAGATCAGTTTCTGTATGACTTTTTGGCTTAACTCATCACCcaaataaattcatttttgttatgtttaaaattacttaaaattattatgtgtataaacacatttttctgTGCAGCCTTTTTAAACATGAGTTATAGAAAATATTTTTCTTGTGTCTTATACGTTTTGAGACATTACCAGAAGAAATGCATGTTCAATAATTCTTTGCGTTGTGAGACAACAATCTTAAGAAATGCATTATCCTACTTACAGATCATGAGGATGCTTGCTACCCATGCGATGTCCAATGCGGCCTACTTCTGTACAGGGATCCTGGCCCATGACCAGTTCTTCCATTACAGCCTGGCTCTGGACATGTACACGCATTTCACATCTCCAATCAGGCGATATGCCGATATCATTGTAAGGGATTTCTGTTTGGCTTGGAAACTTGGTCGTGAAATTGAGCTAAAGGGTTGAATGCTTTCCTTCCTGATTTTACAAGTCTTTTGGGACAAGATAAAGAAGTGAACATACGTTTTTGTTATCATTTAACTTGCAAAACAAATTCAAGTTTAAGTATGAAACAAATTGACTCATGATATGAAGAGTGTTGTGTTAAAATGCAGGAGCTGTAACATGTTGTCTTTATTCCCTTGATTTTAAAGgattaaaatacacaaacacCAAGGATTGAGCATAAAATTGTTGTATTTTCTGAAtctttttaagtttaatttaatagtTTCAGTCTAAAAAAACAAGGCATGTATACATAAATTGGTACATAAAATTGAGAAGTCACATTGGCCTGGTAAGATGAATGAAATATGAATGCAAAGTTGTTTATCTTAAAAGTGTATATTCATTAAATACCAATAATTTGCCCCTTAAGCAAAATTGTTTGATGGTTTGATGGTTTTCAACCACAGTTTAAAccaatattgaatattttattctccctttatctaatttttacaatcatgcatgtattttaatttgaacactgaagtattcactgtaaaataaaaagatgagtttaaggaaaagtACAGTGATCatgaacagtaactgtttatagtcttcttttttaattacctccctttctttcatttccatatattctactctctacagcataacttcaacactatataactaattgatccttgaaatataaatagatgacacaggtgccatgttttacaaatagtattctactctttaaaacaaatgttgtcatacaagcaaacacatttcagcAGGGATGGCACTACTGTGATAAGCTCTTGTATATTTGTTCTTGTTACTTAATTCATTAAACTATTACAGGTATAGACTTATCTCAGGGATCGATGAGAAGATACAGTTGACATTCTTGATAGCAGCCTTTCAGGTGCCAAGAAATATGATTGTTGCCAAGGCCATGTCATAAGGGACAATTCTTGAAGAATGTATAGTGATTGTGCAAAGAGTCTTAATTGCAGTGGTAATTGTGCTACAGACTCATGCTTGATCTAAACATGCATTTGCATACTGAACGGTCTGTTCTTTAACATTAATTATCAAGGGccttttaaagccccataaaTAATGAAAGAGCATATCATATCTTGttatctatgttaccagaccacatctagtgttgacattttggctatgactgtaaggaacaatgattttttgtGGGTTAactatattttacaaattatttgttgattttgggtatttatgtggctttacaactgtcatgaaaaaataaaccaaaatgCTATTTATCGAGACattatgtttattgttttgtgGAACGATACAAGTTTAACTGCAGTGATGAAGAGCAGTTAATATCAGATTTGCCATGTACATCTTGACTCACTACAAAACTGTTACCATAGCAACATTATTCAACTCATATGAATGTTATGGATTTAAAAATCCATACATAGTGACTGTGAAACTAAATAAATTGTAATTGCTTGAATTCTTGTTACCTCCAGCTGCTGAAGCAATTAgttttaaaacaagagattgccaatcaatatggtcccctaccggtgaaactccaccattgccagcgtaaaaaaataatatttgttgtcatagcaaccataattcttgacgtagtaaCACAACGAAATGATGTttataatctccatattgtcatctatccatatTATTaagatattaagaacttttaaagttatcgcaggatccagaaaagtgggaCGGACATGCTGACCGACTGacgcacagagcacaaaccataagtctggtttcaccggtaggggacaaaaatgcatatatgtattcAACATTGCATCATGCATTTTAGACATTTCCTTACCATATTTTGATTCCATAATGTGTTAAGTTATTCTGAAGTTGTTAGACAATACATGGGATTTGAAATTTTATACGTAGAGGACATTGCATTTACATACAACACATTTAGttttaatctatttattttagttcaattgcatagaaagccttaggcttatgtgaaacgctctcgagtcagtttcctgggactagaaccagtacttggtgtctatgggtggaatctaaagaatgctcccacagtggggattgaatccgtgacctcccgattgctagatgaacaccatatccaatacaccaCTGCGACCAAGAACGCATTTGATTGTGATAATCAATAGAAGAATACAAGTGAGCTGACAGGAAGCAttgttaaataaagttattatttaagtttACTGAGTGATTGACTGACTATGAGATTAAGTGACGGTCTGAATAAGTGGCGGACTTGCTTAAAGACGaagtgactgactgactattatactaagtgactgactgactattTGACTAAGTGATTGACTGACTATGGGACTAATTGACTGACTGACTATACGACTAAGTGACTGTCTTACTATTATACTATATGAGTGACTGCCTTTTAAACTAAGTGATTGACTTACTGTAAGACTATGTGATTGACTAACTATTAGACTAATAACCTGTCTGACTATTAGACTAAGGTACTAACTACTATGAGTCTAAGTGACTGACTATCTATAAGACtaagtgactgactgactattaTACTAAGTGATTGACTAAAAATTAGATTTTTTGACTGACTGACTATTAGACTAGGTAACTGACTTTTAGAATAAGTGACTCATTGACTATTTGACTAAGTGAGTTTCTGACTATGGGACTAAGTGACTGTCTGACAATTAGACTAAGTGATTGACTGACAATGAAACTAAGTGACTTTCTGACTATGAGACtaagtgactgactgactattaGACTTAATGACTGTCTTACTATGAGACTAAGCAACTGATTGTCTTATTTACTATTAGAAAAAATGAATGCCCTACTATTATACTAAGTGATTGATTGACTGTTCGACAGaatgaatattattttaagtGACTTACATACTATTTTTATAAGTGACTGACTATAAGACTAGGTGATTGACTGACCATTAGACTGTGACTGACTTACCATAAGGCTGTGCGACTGACTATGAAACTGGGTGACTGTCCAGGGGTTTTtaaccttatataacagacgccggatattggcgtcttcccccaccaaacaaggctggttttttcccctcTCAGaaccaaaaattattttttttttaaataaaaagatgtGTCTCAGGATTAtattatctcaattctatttcaatttaatcttgccaaaggtaataaattatgaaaaaaacaatgaatatagttcAAACATGAACAAATGTGTTGTAATAATGAgaaagtaagtaaacaaatcccccaaaaagggaaacgccgcgaaaattcccatgCGCActttttttccccaaagtggaaaatcccgcgtaaaattccccccacataagggctaaaggcccctttcCCCACAACCCAAAAAACCCCTGCCGTCTTTTAGACTGGGCGACTTACTATTTAACTGGGCGACTATTATATACTGGGCAACTGACTTTTAGACTGGCAACTGACTATTATACTTGGCAACTGACTATTAGACTGGGCGACTGGCTATAAGACTAGGCGACTGACTGACCATTAGACTGTATGACTTACTGTAAGACTAAGAGACTGACTATTAAACTGGCCGACTAACTATTATACTTTGGGTCTAACTATTAGACTGGGCAAATTACTATCAGACTTGTTGACTGACTGACCATTAAGATGGGCAACTTACTATTAGACTATTAGACTTACATGAACAATAAGAATGGGCGACTGATTGATAATTAGACCCAGTGACGTACTGATCATTTGACTGGACGACTGACTTACCATTAAACCCAGCAATTAAGGGACCATTTCACTGTACGACAGACTGACTATTAGACCAAGAAGAAAACTGACCATTAAACTGGGGAACTAACTGGCCATTCTGCCTGGTGAATGACTgaccaaaatatttataattcGCCGTTTTGTAGAAAATACAGATATTTACCACATTCAATTGTGTATAGAGCTTGGCAAACACCTCCTGATGTGTACTGACAGCAATCGTGTTACCTCCTGGCAGAGTATTGGCTGCTTTCAAAAAGCGCTCTTTCATATGTACATTAAACACCAAAACTCAGCATCGTCTATGGTATTCGTATCCATCTGGATGATGCATACTATCAAAGGTTTTAGGTGTTACGCTTTTACGTTTTAgaaacatatacaatataacaTAAATTGATTACAACGCCAAATGAAGAAGCACATGTGTATTTATTAAGTaaatttctttaaattgtgatcaaaaactttttttgtaTGCTCATAGTTTTATTTGCGTTTTACGGAATTACACAAACCATCTCTTAATGAGTTCCGTAGATAACATTGATTAGTTCAAAAGAAAGCGTACCTGGTAAACAAACAAGGGAGAATATGTAGGATACTTTTATATTATATGCAGTTGTAGACAGCAACATACGTGcaataaaatatgtacaaataataAAGTTGAAACAATATTATCTCAATATCGCAGTTGGtgttatgtttattattaaagAATAAATTAGGTCGAAAGTCGGCCAACACTTGACAATTTAATATAAactaaatctataaaaaaaagcaTTCAAGGATATCGAACTCGGAATAATTATCGTGTTAAAATCCAATCTATAGTATTGGTTAAGTCACTACGACAGTACGCAACTTCTAATTGCCCATCCTTTTATTATCGTCCATGTTTAACATAGCTTCATAAATGACAATTATAAGTCAGTCAAGTtcaataaatgataaaatatgttttacaagaCATCAAACAACACTTTTGATATGTTCACGTTAACAAGAACGCGTTGAAGCTATGGGATGATCACGGGTTGATCATCTTGTGTAATGTGAAAAGCTTATGCTGTCTTCATCCACAATACATCCGTCGGCCACGTGTACCTGTCTTTGATTTTAAGCGCTCTGTTCATATTTTGAGGATCGTAGGCAAGGAATGATCTGTCAGAGAGAAAATTGATAATGTAATCGCCGTAACAGAGTTTGTCGTTTTTGTAATGCATCCATTCCATGAGTATGTACTTGATATGCACCGATTCAAAGAACTGTTTGCCACCCATGAGCGCCTTCCATTCACTGGTTTCAATGTCAATTTTTATGAACACTGAATGCTTTCCAAAATGTCCAATCAGATCATCGAGCGTCACCGATTGCACCGTAGTACCGATTTCGGAGAAAGTTCCACCACTCTCAACACGTGtacccccaatatttttttcagCTATTCCCAAGTCTAATCTTAGGTTCATTGTTTCCACCTTGTCTGACAAAGCGTTCCACAACAGCGTAACGTTTTGCGTTAGTTTACCCATTTGCAAAGACGTAATAAGTAGTTCTAGATTACGTTTGTTTGCATCGATGGCGACCACCTTTCGTCCCCGCTGAGCGACGGTGATCGTGTACACTCCGACATTGCAGCCCATGTCCATAAACTCCATTTCCGGTTCTCGTGATAGAATCTTGTGTACAACCGTTACCAGATGACCTTCCCAAAGTCCTTTTGCCGCCAACGACGCcgaaatataattatcaattttCGGATCGTAAATGCAGATTGGTGTTTCCTTAAAGCCCGGAACCTTTAGACCAACGCATAGGTTTACTGGTTCGacggttgtgttttttttccgacTGGATGATATTTGTTTCACGCAAGAATCTCTTCCACATGTTTTCTTATGAACGTCCATGTTGTTTGGGGACGATTTAATTATCCTCGATTGCATAGATGCGACGTCAAAGGCGAAAAGCATCCAGGTTGTTAATATTCCTGCAACAAATGCGactattataaacattttattccCGCAGGACCTCATTTTCCAACTATTTTGCTAAGAGTgtgcgtgtcaatgttaaacctTGTCATGATATTTCCGATAACATTTAATATCGACATTTTATCGACGGCACACGGATGTAAAATCGTTACCGACAGGCGTGCATCACTATTACTGCTGTTACATCTTTTTGGACGAAAATTTCAGACTGAATCGCTCCCTGAGCataaattgctttcatattttgttcaATGCTCTTTTGAAGTTTATGTATTTGAAAACTTATAAAATTGCTAGAGCGAACAACATGTGTGTACgactattattattaattcaaatattttataattattgttattgagTATGTGTTTAAACTATGTCATAAACTCGTCAGAAATCGTCAATTTTAAAAGCAAGTATTAAAAAATGTTGCTCTTTTGAGTTATGTGTCCTGTAGGCTCAAGAAAAGACTTCAACTTCAACTGTGGTAGTGATTTTTAACATACGCAAGCGAGGTTTTAATGAATTTCAAAGAAATTATGTGTTATTGTTTGAAGATTTAATCTTAATTTCCATTCTGTTATATGGACGTGTTGAATAATactatattgttaataatatgcaTGTATGACGTACGTGAACATAAGTGGTTAGGttgccgagctaaaaataaagataatttatGAAAATTGAAGCGCAAATACGAGTGCGTGAACCTTTTTTAATCAAGTTTCTCATTTCAATCACTATTTAGACGAACTAGACAGACACTACCTAACGTTATACTGCGCGATTTCCTGTTTGACTtttgataataaatattattgaaggAATTGGAAGAAATCATTATCGATGAAAAAGTGCGTTATTTAATTCTAGTGCTCAAGAATATTAACGGAATTCAAATTTTGTGAATTGGAGTGTTTAAACATTGTATATTATTGTTAAGTTGTTCAAAATAGACCTTTATAGTTCAGTTATTACAATTTTTGAGTTGAAACGCGTTTTCTTAATGTTTCGTTTAAAATTGTCCTACTTTTTGTCTCAGTTCAAACATTATAAAAACAATGTATACAATAGAATATACGACCGaggttgacatacatgtatactgaaaAAGCAGGTTTGTATGAGTAATTATTAGTTCTATCATAAAGCGTCACAAAcgcaaaatgtatttttttctttatcatttaTAATAACTCGCGGATTGATTATATCAGCTGAAATACGTATGGTGCGATAGACAAGGGTGAAAGCGGTAACCTTTTGATCCTGACGACTGGGGTTCGAAAATAAAAtcatccgtaaaactaaatttagattcacatcgtacaaaatgcatgatatacatgctggcgaattcgactttatagacattttctatttcagaattaaatgtaTGGCTTTTAAtggcagtattgcattcttattatatacaagtttgtggtcctttatttaatgcacgTGACCAATAgcaaaaacagtacgaaacagcacaatacaaaacaacatacacatatctCCTTTTCTGTGTACaggttataaaatttattgtattatttgaatatttattataCCATATCCATATCGTGTTAACTTACTTGTGCTGAAACAGACACATTTGTTCGGTCCATTTTTGGCAGCTGCATTAGTGCATATTGTATGATCTCCATTCAGCAAGATTAAGGAATGACTTTAAAGTGGTGTTTCGCAAACAATTGTATGGTGTGGTATTTTAATCCTATTGTATTGTTGAggtactgatattttattttgtatacatttCATGAATACAGTGCGCATATTAGAATGTCACAAATATATTAACTCAGTGTAAGCAATGGCTACTAAGTTTAATCGTATGCTGACTTCGGTTACATTACTTGAAAGTTTATTTTGGTACGCTTAatacatatgtttataaaaatgtgttcTAGTATACATTTAAAGTTTCTCATTCCAAGTTTGAACAAACGTGTCGCTCTATCTTTGCATAAGGActactaaaaacatattttcttttccACAATCTTGGAAAGCCAATGctgtaaatgtatgtaaacaatatgATACCATATTATGTGAGCTTCGTGCTCGAGATCAGTGTTCTATAGAAAAATTTCATATTAAACTTCGATCAATTGCTTAGCTCGTTTTGTACAAAAGATTGATACTTAACGCCTTTATTAATGTCAAATGTGATACGTGGCGGGTGAGGGAACCCATGGGACTTGAAATGACTAGTTACATCGATTTTTTTTCTGTTGCTGTTCGTTGGTCTATTTTGGATTTAAAGAACAGGTAAACTGTACATTTACATATAAGTGAATAAAAACTGTAAAACAAAAGCTATAAGGCGCATTACTGTTGTAATACTATGCGTATAAACACAAGTTTAGCAACTCAGGTACTATATTTATAAATCATATACATCATTCTGACGGAAATATATGTAAACGTATTTTAGTTATGCAATTGTTGTGTTAACTTTTTCACGAacattttgaacaattttaataatttgtgtacaggttcatttgaaaaaaacatcCACATGCATATACTGTAAATATCACATGACAAATTCAAACACACTTCGTATCCTGGTAAATTTAATTTAAGGTTAACACGTTGGGCAATTCAACCAATTTAATTCGGATGGTATAATCCACATCAGAATTATTATGACAGAAGGGAGGAAATAATATGTTAGGTAATAATGTAATGAATCTTCTAAACTCATTTTGTTACAGATAGATAGAAAGAAGAATGCTCGAAAAACATGTTTATACACGAAATCAAAATCGAAAGtagaattaaataaacatataattttgAAGCGCAATCACACgtttaatgtaataaaacaaacacattcttTAATTAACGCCTGTGCTTTGATAGTAAATCAGTAGATATTTCTTCGACAGAAAACATGGCAATCTTGGCTTTCAGATACATTAAAAACTTTATCTGACAACAGGCATAACCGTGCAGTCTTCCTTAACCACTTAACACTGACAACAGGCAAAACCGTGCACGCTTCCTTAACCActtaacactgacaacaagcataaCCGTGCACGCTTCCTTAACCACTTAACACTGACAACAGGCATAACCGTGCACGCTTCCTTAACTACTTAACACTGACAACAGGCATAACCGTGCACGCTTCCTTAATCACTGAACACTGACAACAGGCATAACCGTGCACTCTTCCTTAACCACTTAACACTGACAACAGGCATAACCGTGAACGCTTCCTTAACCACTTAACACTGACAACAGGCATTACCGTGCACGCTTCCTTAACCACTTAACAATACAACTATTGACTATCAGTCCTCATTTTGTGCTTCGCCATTGACCTTCCGCGATGATCTAGttttctgttcaggttttgttaCTTCACGAAATAATTGCATTATTAGACGGTTGAGTTCTGAGCATATGATGTCCAATTTCGTTTCGCGTATATAAGACTTGTTTATATGAATCGTGGAAACAGTTGttaaataattgtgatatatCAGTTATGATAGAACAGTTCCATAAATTTTATTCCGATTTAACAACCAGAAACttggaaatattttgtttattttgacatGGAAATCGATCTTATTATTCTCTGATCTCAATTTGTTTTATTGccaagctttttaaaacatcgaTAACGACaaaatggaaaacattatttaattaacacGCACTTATTTTTGTAAATCTATCACCAAGTAACAATCCAAATATAGTCATTTAAGGTCGAATTCATGACAACCTCGGTTTAGACACATACAAAAACAGAGTTTAAAgaacataaacattatatatgtaAACGACTTGACATGTTTACTCGTAATTAATCACTATCCGTTGTTCATTTTTAAATTGACATTCAAGCTTTACCTAGTCTCTGTTTAAATTTCGTCTCTTTACGGAAAACCCCAATCCATAACTGGAATGTTTTCTTTAAAGCTGATATCGGTTTTGCAAAACAGACATGATGTGCTGGTTCTGTTACCATTTACTCTCTTGTTGATCTCAATATGTGCACTGAAGAACAGTTTGCTAAAAATGGTGCTGACTTACAACTAACGTAGAGCGAAAATATTAAATAGAAATGTACTCGCACATACCTTTGTGCATAATCACGCATAACGGTAACACTCGTTAATTTGGAAGACGATTATATCAAGATACGTCTGCGATACTGAATTTGAAATGAAGGTACGATTTGTTATTTACATCCTTCGGTTATGTAAAGCTTTGAATAATTGATACAATATTATTACGTTGAGTCTCAGGGCATGGCTAATAATTTAGTTTTACCTGATATTGGAATGTCGTGAAGGTGTGTTTTCCATTTAGATAAACATAGTTTGGACATCGAGTTTTGATACTTAGAGGTCACAATTTGAAAAAGAATATCGTATGAAGTGATTTTGATTGTATGAAAttgataaacaatgaaatatttacaatataatattggttgtattatattgtttcagcgattaaacatcatttattatGAATGACCGGtttatacctgtttttgtttatttacaattGTTTTCGAACGCGTGCAAACATGCTGATGTTAGATacaaacagttttatttttatcctgTTCGCAATGCATACGTATAATTGTGTTTATAACTCTTTGATTCTGTTTTTGATTGCATCGACTGCCTATCATTTTTTggtttaaatgtttttatgttgATGAGCATGCACATTTAACATCTTTTACTGAAGCACCAATGCACTTAATTTTGTAAAATACCACGATACAAttataacagagttataaatgaaatatatagaaTTTGTGCGTTCGAGATTTTAAATTTCCTTATATCTAGCCTTGCAGCtgtttgtataatatatattaacaGTACTGGAACCAGACGGCATCTATATGAGTCGAGTATCTAATAATGTCAAGAGTTGTCACCGACTCTCACAGTATCAAAGGTATATTAAAGTTGCACTCAAATTTATGTGTATATAATAACATAGCAAAAGGAAAcgagtgaaaacaaacaaatgttgttaATAGTGATTTGTTGATTTCGTTTTGAACTATGACCTTGACATGACTTGTACAACTCTAACGTAGTATTAACCTACCTAGTAAAACACTTGAAGATGTCAATTTACATTACGAGAACATTAAACCTATTTAAATATGTAATCTTACGCTTAAGAacaatgttattttgtattttgataaTCAAGAATAACAAAAGTGTTGTGCGCCAGGTTTatgtatattcatttaaaaagGTTACTTATCATATTACTACGAACGTAATTGCattcaaaattacttttaacTCGTGAAAAAGCCTACATCTGATGTCGTGCCAAAACGTGTTTGTAATACTAAAGATAAAACTATACACGTTTGCCTGTGGTCCGCTACTACGTTTCTATAAGTCATTCCGATGTTTGTATGGGAGTCGAAATGCAGTACAAACACTTTAAACCCCAAAGGTATGTCTTTAAAAAGGTCGTGTTCATCGTTTTCATAATGCATTTCTATCGCGTACAATACAATGAAAACCGGTATACATGACAAACGAGATTTATACATTTCATATTCTCAGATGGTAATATCCCTCAACAATGTGATCGATACGCTCGGGTACGTTCCTGAGTTAAGGCTTTCAATTAACGTAATCTTACAAGGACGGCACACTTGTTAAAGTAacatacagaacagaacagaaaagtaaTATAGCTGTATTaccatgataataataataaacaataatagtgataatattaaaacatttgcAAAATTCTATACTTAATTACTAGTGTACGTTTGGAATTAAAATACTGAAAACAAACATTCAAGTTACTGAaatttttaaaagaatttttttttaatttgatatttcatttcatttcatattCTCAGATGGTAATATCCCTTAACAACGTGATCGATACGCTCGGGTACGTTCCTGAGTTAAGACTTTCAATTAACGTAATCTTACAAGGACGGCACACTTGTTAAAGTAATATAGCTGTCTTAccaagataataataataaattacaataatgatcatattttaattaatttgtataATTTGCAAAATTCTAATATGGCCGTTTTGTTTCCTAATATAATGTGTTCTTAAAATGGCAATTAATTGGTT containing:
- the LOC127841955 gene encoding uncharacterized protein LOC127841955, with the translated sequence MLFAFDVASMQSRIIKSSPNNMDVHKKTCGRDSCVKQISSSRKKNTTVEPVNLCVGLKVPGFKETPICIYDPKIDNYISASLAAKGLWEGHLVTVVHKILSREPEMEFMDMGCNVGVYTITVAQRGRKVVAIDANKRNLELLITSLQMGKLTQNVTLLWNALSDKVETMNLRLDLGIAEKNIGGTRVESGGTFSEIGTTVQSVTLDDLIGHFGKHSVFIKIDIETSEWKALMGGKQFFESVHIKYILMEWMHYKNDKLCYGDYIINFLSDRSFLAYDPQNMNRALKIKDRYTWPTDVLWMKTA